From the genome of Acidimicrobiales bacterium, one region includes:
- a CDS encoding class I adenylate-forming enzyme family protein encodes MGELASRLAGHATATALLEGGNRVTYGELSERVLRTAAGLRARGLGAGVRIAVIANSCSDGVVAYLGVQAAGMVPVMLGMQSPLAEHERRFGEIEPALVMVASDRECEVPAGHAIVRPALSPASDYPTVDSDPSGVAAVALDDPAVVLYTSGVSGLPKPVVLTYGNLAATRDGLVHAPGAGLDASTVAYAGLPIAHVFGLNSIVGTVLSVGGKLVLNNGFDPHEVAELIARHRVTAVSAVPLMWKGLAAAGDRELMSTVTRATYSAAPMPPAIRDAVEHMLGLRIAGGFGLTETAGTICHDDPTDPHPGTVGRPLGDTQIRVVDDGDDALLGDTGEIWVRGSSVAKEYLDGTRLDRARGGWFRTGDVGMFDDEGRLDIVDRKKDVINVNGFNVSPAEVELALDLHPGVSTSVVVGEVEDDREVVVAHVVPQPGTTPTEAELVAHCRKQLSRHKVPKHVFLHRELPVTESGKAVRRLISGSA; translated from the coding sequence ATGGGTGAACTTGCATCGCGCCTGGCGGGTCACGCCACGGCGACGGCGCTGCTCGAGGGCGGCAACCGCGTTACGTACGGCGAACTAAGCGAACGGGTCCTACGGACCGCGGCGGGGTTGCGAGCCCGGGGCCTCGGCGCTGGTGTCCGCATCGCCGTGATCGCGAATTCCTGCAGCGACGGCGTCGTCGCCTACCTCGGCGTGCAGGCCGCCGGCATGGTGCCGGTGATGCTCGGCATGCAGTCGCCCCTGGCCGAACACGAGCGCCGCTTCGGTGAGATCGAGCCGGCGCTGGTCATGGTGGCGTCGGATCGTGAGTGCGAAGTCCCCGCCGGCCACGCCATCGTGCGCCCCGCGCTCTCGCCGGCGAGCGATTACCCGACGGTCGACTCTGATCCGTCCGGCGTCGCCGCCGTCGCCCTCGACGACCCCGCGGTGGTGCTCTATACGAGCGGCGTGTCCGGGCTGCCCAAGCCGGTCGTGCTCACCTATGGCAACCTGGCCGCGACCCGCGACGGCCTCGTGCACGCTCCCGGGGCCGGTCTCGACGCCAGCACCGTCGCCTACGCCGGCTTGCCGATCGCGCACGTGTTCGGTCTCAACAGCATCGTGGGCACCGTCCTCAGCGTCGGCGGCAAACTCGTGCTCAACAACGGCTTCGATCCCCACGAGGTGGCCGAACTGATCGCTCGCCACCGCGTGACCGCCGTCAGCGCGGTGCCGCTCATGTGGAAGGGCCTCGCGGCGGCCGGCGACCGCGAGCTGATGTCGACGGTCACCCGCGCCACCTACTCCGCCGCGCCGATGCCACCCGCGATTCGCGACGCCGTCGAGCACATGCTCGGCCTGCGCATCGCCGGTGGGTTCGGGCTGACGGAGACCGCCGGCACGATCTGCCACGACGACCCGACTGATCCGCACCCCGGCACCGTCGGCCGGCCGCTGGGCGACACGCAGATCCGCGTCGTCGACGACGGCGACGACGCCCTGCTGGGCGACACCGGTGAGATCTGGGTGCGCGGGTCGTCGGTGGCCAAGGAGTACCTCGACGGGACGCGGCTCGACCGCGCCCGCGGCGGCTGGTTCCGCACCGGCGACGTGGGCATGTTCGACGACGAAGGCCGCCTCGACATCGTCGACCGCAAGAAGGACGTCATCAACGTCAACGGGTTCAACGTGTCGCCGGCCGAAGTGGAACTGGCGCTCGACCTGCACCCCGGCGTGAGCACCTCAGTCGTCGTCGGCGAGGTCGAAGACGACCGCGAAGTCGTGGTCGCCCACGTCGTGCCCCAACCCGGGACGACGCCGACCGAGGCCGAACTCGTGGCCCACTGCCGCAAGCAGCTCTCACGGCACAAGGTCCCCAAGCACGTCTTCCTGCACCGCGAGCTCCCCGTCACCGAGTCCGGCAAAGCCGTCCGCCGACTCATTTCAGGGTCGGCCTAG
- a CDS encoding lysophospholipid acyltransferase family protein: protein MTAIASSPAPPSPNRLLFNAVKTATNAVLRFGQKLTVEGLKNIPATGPAIICPNHLSVHDSTVLLGVLPRMTRFIGKDEYVKDWTTRFLFLALGNIPVDRSDSDSGSAALEAATAVLEQGDLFGIFPEGTRSRDGFLHKGKTGAARLALRTGAPLIPVGLIGTDEMQKPNDPITVMRFFKDVTVRIGKPIRVDRYSSRPDQTLAPRQMTDDLMYEISQLSGQTYVDEYMLRPDQIA, encoded by the coding sequence ATGACCGCCATCGCCAGCTCGCCTGCGCCGCCGAGTCCGAACCGGCTGCTGTTCAACGCGGTCAAAACCGCCACGAACGCGGTGCTGCGCTTCGGTCAGAAGCTGACGGTCGAGGGCTTGAAGAACATCCCGGCGACCGGCCCGGCGATCATCTGCCCCAACCACTTGTCCGTACACGACTCGACGGTGCTGCTCGGCGTGCTGCCGCGGATGACCCGTTTCATCGGCAAAGACGAGTACGTGAAGGACTGGACGACGCGGTTCTTGTTCCTCGCCCTCGGCAACATCCCCGTCGACCGCTCGGACTCCGATTCCGGGAGCGCGGCGCTCGAGGCCGCCACCGCCGTGCTCGAGCAGGGCGACTTGTTCGGGATCTTCCCCGAAGGCACCCGCAGCCGCGACGGGTTCCTGCACAAGGGCAAGACGGGTGCGGCGCGTTTGGCGCTGCGCACCGGCGCCCCGCTGATCCCCGTCGGGCTGATCGGCACTGACGAGATGCAGAAGCCGAACGACCCCATCACCGTCATGCGCTTCTTCAAGGACGTCACCGTGCGCATCGGCAAGCCGATCCGCGTCGACCGCTACTCGTCCCGCCCCGACCAGACCCTCGCCCCCCGTCAGATGACCGACGACCTCATGTACGAGATCAGCCAGCTCTCCGGTCAGACGTATGTGGACGAATACATGCTCCGCCCCGACCAGATCGCCTAA
- a CDS encoding TetR family transcriptional regulator has translation MTLTLPAGVEEVGRRARKKQHTRDELVAAATRLFSERGFDETTTADIAEAADVSQRTFFRHFASKEAVLYGDSEEVAAAFGDAIRARPKREAPLTAVGHALHELAQLAAAGDPERTLLQAQLAARYPSVSAYSRAVVQRGLEQAVTLAVAERMGVDPASDPRPEVIAGATMSAVRYALRQLALSPGRADLLELASKALISLRS, from the coding sequence GTGACGTTGACTCTCCCCGCCGGGGTCGAAGAAGTGGGGCGCCGGGCCCGCAAGAAGCAGCACACCCGCGACGAGTTGGTGGCAGCCGCCACCCGGCTGTTCTCCGAGCGGGGCTTCGACGAGACGACCACCGCCGACATCGCCGAGGCGGCCGACGTCTCCCAGCGCACCTTCTTCCGCCACTTCGCTTCGAAGGAGGCCGTGCTCTACGGCGACAGCGAAGAAGTCGCCGCCGCCTTCGGCGACGCCATCCGCGCCCGTCCCAAGCGCGAGGCGCCGCTCACGGCCGTCGGCCACGCGCTGCACGAACTCGCCCAGCTCGCCGCCGCCGGCGACCCCGAGCGCACGCTGCTGCAGGCGCAGCTGGCGGCGCGCTATCCGTCGGTGTCGGCCTACAGCCGCGCCGTCGTGCAGCGCGGGCTCGAACAAGCCGTGACCCTCGCCGTCGCCGAGCGCATGGGCGTCGACCCGGCGAGCGACCCGCGCCCCGAAGTCATCGCCGGCGCCACCATGTCGGCGGTGCGCTACGCCCTGCGCCAGCTGGCGTTGTCGCCCGGGCGCGCGGACCTGCTGGAGCTGGCCAGCAAAGCACTGATCTCGCTGCGGAGTTAG
- a CDS encoding HAD-IB family hydrolase produces the protein MTAAAIFDLDRTILKASSAPVIQRHLKDAGLANRAFPGERLFQSAFELFGESALSMRVARTQSGCKPGWRVDEVAAVAEKIADELMDHVLPFVRPLIKSHRDAGRTVVLATASNLATIEALANRLEFDHVVATKWEIDGDVYTGAIDGVRLHAGEKKAAVLAWAEANDVDLAESYAYSDSRSDADLLAQFGHPVAVNPDPALLALATLRRWPIRFLDKPEGVMKLAGREMQGWLRPFGNERLDALATIRIEGVENIPATGGAILVFNHRSYYDSTAVAYVIAKSGRDARFLGKKEVFDVPLFGTIATSMGGIRVDRGTGSNEPLERAAAALRGGDVIAMAPQGTIPRGPAFFDPELKGRWGAARLAQMTGVPVIPVALWGTEKVWPRSSQIPRVVAPGRTKPVVTATVGTPFRVTSDDLDVATKQIMDAIVELLPAEARQPYTPTEAELRATYPSGYRGDPSKEADRRPGSDT, from the coding sequence GTGACCGCTGCCGCCATCTTCGACCTCGACCGCACGATTCTCAAGGCGTCTTCGGCGCCGGTGATCCAGCGCCACCTCAAAGACGCCGGTCTCGCCAACCGTGCCTTCCCCGGCGAGCGCCTTTTCCAGTCGGCCTTCGAGCTCTTCGGCGAGAGCGCGTTGTCGATGCGGGTCGCCCGGACCCAGTCGGGCTGCAAGCCGGGCTGGCGAGTGGACGAGGTGGCCGCCGTCGCCGAGAAGATCGCCGACGAGCTGATGGATCACGTGCTGCCCTTCGTGCGCCCGCTGATCAAGTCGCATCGCGACGCCGGCCGCACGGTCGTGCTGGCCACGGCGTCGAACCTGGCCACGATCGAAGCGCTGGCGAACCGGCTCGAGTTCGACCACGTCGTGGCCACCAAGTGGGAGATCGACGGCGACGTCTACACCGGCGCCATCGACGGCGTTCGTCTGCACGCCGGCGAGAAGAAGGCGGCGGTGCTGGCGTGGGCCGAGGCCAACGACGTCGATCTCGCCGAGAGCTACGCCTACTCCGACTCGCGCAGCGACGCCGACCTGCTGGCGCAGTTCGGCCACCCGGTCGCCGTCAACCCCGACCCGGCGCTGCTGGCGTTGGCGACGCTGCGGCGCTGGCCCATCCGGTTCCTCGACAAGCCCGAGGGCGTGATGAAGCTCGCCGGGCGCGAGATGCAGGGCTGGCTGCGGCCCTTCGGCAACGAGCGACTCGACGCGCTCGCCACGATTCGCATCGAGGGCGTCGAGAACATCCCGGCCACCGGCGGCGCCATCCTGGTGTTCAACCACCGCTCGTATTACGACTCGACCGCCGTCGCCTACGTGATCGCCAAGTCGGGCCGCGACGCCCGCTTCCTCGGCAAGAAGGAAGTCTTCGACGTGCCACTGTTCGGCACGATCGCCACCAGCATGGGCGGCATCCGCGTCGACCGCGGCACGGGCTCGAACGAGCCGCTCGAGCGCGCCGCGGCGGCGTTGCGCGGCGGCGACGTCATCGCCATGGCGCCGCAGGGCACGATCCCGCGCGGTCCCGCCTTCTTCGACCCCGAACTCAAGGGCCGGTGGGGCGCGGCGCGCCTGGCCCAGATGACGGGCGTGCCCGTGATTCCCGTCGCCCTGTGGGGCACCGAAAAGGTGTGGCCCCGCAGCTCGCAGATCCCCCGCGTGGTCGCGCCGGGGCGCACCAAGCCCGTCGTCACCGCCACGGTGGGCACACCGTTCCGGGTGACCTCCGACGACCTCGACGTCGCCACCAAGCAGATCATGGACGCCATCGTCGAGCTGCTGCCCGCCGAGGCCCGTCAGCCCTACACGCCCACAGAAGCCGAACTGCGGGCGACCTACCCTTCGGGATACAGGGGAGACCCCTCGAAGGAAGCCGACCGTCGCCCCGGCAGCGACACCTGA
- a CDS encoding wax ester/triacylglycerol synthase domain-containing protein, which translates to MADQKPMDRKRDFAFERRMTDQEALMWNIEKDPWMNPNGSALTILDQPVDFDLMVRKIRYGLSRIPRLRERPVPGLGRLSPPVWATDPDFDLGYHIRHVALPAPGSMRQLLDLTMRLHEEPFDRTRPLWMFYLIEGLEDGRSALLTKQHHSVADGIGALRMAEVYTDLERHAPEPPEVDVEAIFAEAVAAEQGELLEAGADMGTNIVDTAARSVGHTLRRQGGIVSRVAGSAVNLVTHPAELGSAVGNVVGEVRSALETAGGGRTVDAHAPLWTQRSRRRHFEVLSVNLEEAKAAAKALGGSVNDLFVAGAAMGALAYHAERDTPVEAINLTFVVSTRTDKSMGGNSFTPVPLQVPGAALPVADRFAQVRDLMAQRKEAVSGRGAMSAIAGLANLLPTSMTTRVARDQAAKIDLATSNLRGAPIETYMAGAKVLAMYPLGPVAGTAANITTISSNGWLHMGLVVDPAAVTDPAGLRRNIDEAYTALLEAGGVVRD; encoded by the coding sequence ATGGCAGACCAGAAGCCCATGGACCGCAAGCGCGACTTCGCCTTCGAACGGCGGATGACCGACCAAGAAGCGCTGATGTGGAACATCGAGAAGGACCCGTGGATGAACCCCAACGGGTCCGCGCTCACGATCCTCGACCAGCCCGTCGACTTCGACCTCATGGTGCGCAAGATCCGCTACGGCCTGTCGCGCATCCCGCGCCTGCGTGAGCGTCCCGTGCCCGGCCTCGGCCGCTTGTCGCCGCCGGTGTGGGCGACCGACCCCGACTTCGATCTCGGCTACCACATCCGCCACGTCGCGCTACCGGCGCCGGGCTCGATGCGCCAGCTGCTCGACCTCACGATGCGCCTGCACGAAGAGCCCTTCGATCGCACGCGCCCGCTGTGGATGTTCTATTTGATCGAGGGCCTCGAAGACGGCCGCTCCGCGCTGCTGACCAAGCAGCACCACTCGGTCGCCGACGGCATCGGCGCGCTGCGGATGGCCGAGGTGTACACGGACCTCGAACGCCACGCCCCCGAGCCGCCCGAGGTCGACGTCGAGGCGATCTTCGCCGAGGCCGTCGCCGCCGAGCAGGGGGAGCTGCTCGAAGCCGGCGCCGACATGGGCACCAACATCGTCGACACCGCGGCGCGCTCGGTCGGCCACACGCTGCGGCGCCAGGGCGGCATCGTGTCGCGCGTCGCCGGCAGCGCGGTCAACCTCGTCACCCATCCGGCCGAGTTGGGCAGCGCGGTCGGCAACGTGGTGGGCGAAGTGCGCTCGGCGCTCGAGACGGCCGGTGGCGGTCGCACGGTCGACGCCCACGCCCCGCTGTGGACGCAGCGGTCGCGCCGGCGTCACTTCGAGGTGTTGAGCGTCAACCTGGAGGAGGCCAAGGCGGCGGCCAAGGCGCTCGGCGGGTCGGTCAACGACCTGTTCGTCGCCGGCGCGGCGATGGGCGCGCTGGCGTACCACGCCGAGCGCGACACGCCCGTCGAGGCGATCAACCTGACCTTCGTCGTCAGCACCCGCACCGACAAGTCGATGGGCGGCAACTCGTTCACGCCCGTCCCGCTGCAGGTGCCCGGCGCGGCCCTGCCCGTCGCCGACCGCTTCGCCCAGGTGCGCGACCTGATGGCGCAGCGCAAGGAAGCCGTGAGCGGTCGGGGCGCGATGAGCGCCATCGCCGGGCTCGCCAACCTGCTGCCCACGTCGATGACGACGCGGGTCGCCCGCGATCAGGCAGCCAAGATCGACCTCGCTACGTCGAACCTGCGCGGCGCGCCGATCGAGACGTACATGGCCGGCGCCAAGGTGCTGGCGATGTACCCGCTCGGTCCCGTCGCCGGCACGGCGGCCAACATCACGACGATCTCGTCCAACGGCTGGCTGCACATGGGCCTCGTCGTGGATCCGGCGGCGGTGACCGATCCGGCGGGCCTGCGCCGCAACATCGACGAGGCCTACACCGCGCTACTCGAAGCCGGCGGCGTCGTCCGCGACTAA
- a CDS encoding ATP-binding protein, whose amino-acid sequence MSIPGMQLAVSAAGEPCLHIRQAEPNLWWLAFGALPSQPTASGTTMPSEVIAGFDDARDLTLAKVELDTCGAWVTLANADVRRPIVVRRAGWVDVRGHPYDDAHPLGDDRVGLGPGDALVLAHPDDDDTTTDGFLDALLARAGDVEGLRAACATVPSVVLAIPEDLGADPRQRVADAIGIAVDDLDLPGYPLGDAQPELWAEPPRPPRLARLALRDASSARDVRSLLDRLIASWRLTDRVDENDVKLAASELATNAVRHSREPQTATVRYLGDGVRIEVDDGSHTHPEMRDAAADDFGGRGLHVVDAVASAWGVESRPSGKRVWCEIALRNALVADDAAGFE is encoded by the coding sequence ATGTCGATACCCGGGATGCAGTTGGCGGTCAGCGCCGCCGGCGAACCGTGTCTCCACATTCGGCAGGCCGAGCCGAACCTGTGGTGGCTGGCGTTCGGCGCGCTGCCCAGCCAGCCGACCGCGTCCGGAACCACGATGCCGTCCGAAGTCATCGCGGGATTCGACGACGCGCGTGATCTGACGCTGGCGAAGGTCGAACTCGACACCTGCGGCGCGTGGGTCACGCTGGCGAACGCCGACGTGCGGCGGCCGATCGTCGTGCGCCGTGCCGGCTGGGTCGACGTGCGCGGGCACCCGTACGACGACGCGCATCCGCTCGGCGACGACCGCGTCGGGCTCGGGCCGGGCGATGCGTTGGTGCTGGCGCACCCCGATGACGACGACACGACGACCGACGGCTTCCTCGACGCCTTGCTCGCCCGCGCCGGCGACGTCGAAGGACTGCGCGCGGCGTGCGCCACCGTGCCGTCCGTCGTGCTGGCGATACCGGAGGACCTCGGTGCCGATCCGCGCCAGCGCGTCGCCGACGCTATCGGCATCGCGGTCGACGATCTCGACCTGCCCGGCTACCCCCTCGGCGACGCCCAGCCGGAGCTGTGGGCCGAACCACCGCGCCCGCCGCGTCTGGCTCGGTTGGCGCTGCGCGACGCCAGCAGCGCGCGCGACGTGCGCTCGCTCCTCGACCGCCTCATCGCCAGCTGGCGGTTGACCGATCGCGTCGACGAGAACGACGTGAAGCTGGCGGCGTCGGAGTTGGCGACCAACGCCGTGCGTCACTCCCGCGAACCCCAGACCGCGACGGTGCGTTATCTCGGCGACGGCGTGCGCATCGAAGTCGACGACGGTTCGCACACCCACCCCGAGATGCGCGACGCCGCGGCCGACGACTTCGGGGGCCGCGGCCTTCACGTCGTCGACGCCGTCGCCTCGGCGTGGGGTGTCGAGTCCCGACCGTCAGGCAAGCGTGTGTGGTGCGAGATCGCGCTCCGTAACGCCTTAGTCGCGGACGACGCCGCCGGCTTCGAGTAG